A genomic region of Colletotrichum destructivum chromosome 5, complete sequence contains the following coding sequences:
- a CDS encoding Putative alpha/Beta hydrolase, lipase, protein MLLAYQIGSVKIGEVVRYTVTYTPSQDRILPSPERLYLRVRNTSAIALRAAFVHGPYTLAAAAYPSNFNPNVKFANPRRYGVPEFEPMLKAGGSWECELVVPEHIRQSAGTGGGGHFGGAAPGAQETESASWIVEVSSQVIFSTSAAVGYEVTLARDAKSLNLSSSLPVIGGQAQVPQPGKVADHQQSMGAKDGHHPAQPKGVFSKAIRLKVEDTASLWNTPRLPGWDDLNVDRLKSRSKKDQPVESVNTQERPLEKEFEEKQKKVHLVVLTHGLHSNLGADMLYLKESIDQTVAQAKIDAKARRAKERAEKEARENGDAPKGATHETGDKAQDKAQEDSPAEDDGDDEEVIVRGFSGNATRTERGIKYLGKRLARYILSMSYPDQPFLPSKKGHTESAVAAVLHKSEPDNNSKPSHRRSTIHKEEANEKRPFRITSISFIGHSLGGLIQTYAVAYIQKHSPEFFTLIKPINFVALATPFLGLSNENPLYVKFALDFGLVGRTGQDLGLTWRAPTIARSGWGAIVSNLGESAHKRVMGEVQPESKPLLRILPTGPAHTALKKFRNRTVYSNVVNDGIVPLRTSCLLFLDWQGLGRVEKARRDAGLVETLVGAGWAELTGGSLAPTPRRSSALPPDDEQPVDDHSGNITPTAPANAVEVPQPPRNAMMEDDQASLRSVPTPYNEAGPDGVKDNANSGPFAGFFSLFKGNEQAQPKTQPKTQPKTPSMSSKQHKIYKRSQTINFDDIPQTSGSKVTAGHELERDQHIAPPRTSFFESAHDLINPKIPTTEYLIDPSKRPRAIFHDRVYHPSDIPPPPLKKKPTGSLASRRGTFRRAASTGSGGSRTSTDSSPHASQRFSHEGTMDSTRDYDDTAHTNPDKGPDEEIDGSQMRVEEKIARAYHRGLAWRKVLVKLEPDAHNNIIVRRMFANAYGWPVVKHLVDAHFSDSATARTRDEDESAGELALDIGQAPNKYGDEVRDSGVASNDGASDRRAAGLLSPNSQREAEDVVPDMQAPPKRRSSSRSSSTSPPRVVTRSPRPRTERVDSVTWSDRDWADSDDSDTTATTASARSPKDTEFKDKDGNRSTTPLGGWNWTEKIVGRGGATRKTSPKPDVKNGDGGGGGGGVD, encoded by the coding sequence ATGCTTCTCGCCTACCAGATCGGGAGCGTCAAGATCGGAGAGGTCGTCCGCTACACCGTCACCTACACCCCCTCCCAGGACCGGATTCTGCCCTCGCCCGAGCGCCTCTACCTGCGTGTTCGCAACACCTCGGCCATCGCCTTGCGCGCCGCCTTCGTTCACGGGCCCTATaccctggccgccgccgcctaccCTTCCAACTTCAACCCCAACGTCAAGTTTGCGAACCCCCGCCGCTATGGCGTCCCCGAATTCGAACCTAtgctcaaggccggcggctcGTGGGAGTGCGAGCTGGTCGTGCCGGAGCACATACGCCAAAGCGCGGGCaccggaggcggcggtcaCTTTGGCGGTGCCGCGCCCGGAGCCCAGGAGACCGAGAGCGCCTCGTGGATCGTCGAGGTGTCGTCACAGGTCATTTTCTcaacctccgccgccgttgggTACGAGGTGACGCTCGCTAGGGACGCAAAGTCGCTGAACCTGAGCTCCTCCCTGCCCGTCATTGGCGGCCAGGCTCAGGTGCCGCAGCCCGGCAAGGTGGCCGACCATCAGCAGAGCATGGGCGCCAAGGACGGCCACCATCCGGCCCAGCCGAAGGGCGTTTTCTCCAAAGCCATCCGCCTCAAGGTTGAGGACACAGCCTCCCTGTGGAACACTCCGAGGCTTCCGGGTTGGGACGACCTCAACGTAGACCGGCTCAAGAGTCGCTCCAAGAAGGACCAGCCTGTGGAGAGCGTCAACACCCAAGAACGGCCGCTGGAGAAGGAGTTtgaggagaagcagaagaaggtgCACTTAGTCGTCCTGACCCATGGCCTGCATAGCAACTTGGGGGCGGACATGTTGTATTTAAAAGAGAGCATCGATCAGACAGTCGCGCAGGCTAAGATTGATGCCAAGGCCAGGCGCGCCAAGGAgcgcgccgagaaggaggccagaGAAAACGGGGACGCCCCAAAAGGCGCCACACACGAGACCGGAGACAAGGCCCAAGACAAGGCCCAAGAAGACAGCCCTGCAGAAGATGACGGGGACGATGAAGAGGTCATTGTGCGTGGCTTCTCGGGTAACGCGACAAGGACAGAAAGGGGTATTAAATACCTGGGTAAGAGACTGGCTAGGTACATTCTCTCCATGTCGTATCCCGACCAGCCGTTTCTGCCCTCAAAGAAGGGCCACACAGAGTCGGCAGTCGCTGCCGTCTTGCACAAATCTGAACCAgacaacaacagcaagcCATCCCATAGACGCAGCACGATACACAAAGAAGAAGCCAACGAGAAACGCCCTTTCAGAATCACCAGCATCAGCTTCATCGGCCACTCCCTGGGCGGCCTGATACAGACATACGCCGTCGCATATATCCAGAAGCACTCACCCGAGTTCTTCACCCTAATTAAGCCAATCAACTTCGTCGCTCTGGCCACGcccttcctcggcctcagcAATGAAAACCCCCTGTACGTCAAGTTTGCCCTGGACTTTGGCCTAGTCGGCAGGACGGGTCAGGATCTTGGTCTCACGTGGCGGGCGCCCACCATCGCGAGGAGCGGCTGGGGCGCCATCGTCAGCAACCTCGGCGAGAGCGCACACAAGAGGGTCATGGGCGAGGTCCAACCCGAGTCCAAGCCTTTGCTGCGGATTCTGCCGACTGGTCCGGCCCATACGGCGCTGAAGAAGTTCCGCAATCGCACCGTCTACTCGAACGTTGTCAATGACGGTATTGTCCCGCTGAGGACCAGCTGTCTTCTGTTCCTCGACTGGCAGGGCCTGGGCCGCGTGGAAAAGGCACGGCGAGACGCCGGTCTGGTTGAGACGCTGGTGGGCGCTGGCTGGGCCGAACTGACGGGCGGAAGCCTGGCACCAACACCACGGAGATCCAGCGCCCTGCCtccggacgacgagcagccCGTGGACGATCACTCTGGCAATATCACGCCGACGGCTCcggccaacgccgtcgaggtgccgcagccgccgcggAATGCGATGATGGAGGACGATCAGGCCAGTCTTCGGTCGGTGCCTACGCCTTACAACGAAGCAGGGCCCGATGGCGTCAAGGACAATGCCAACAGCGGGCCGTTTgccggcttcttctctctcttcaagGGCAACGAGCAGGCGCAGCCCAAGACGCAGCCCAAGACGCAGCCCAAGACGCCCAGCATGTCCAGCAAGCAGCACAAGATTTACAAGAGGAGTCAGACGATCAACTTTGATGATATCCCACAGACGTCCGGGTCCAAGGTGACTGCAGGCCATGAGCTGGAGCGAGACCAGCACAttgcgccgccgaggacgagcttcTTCGAGTCCGCACACGACCTGATCAACCCCAAGATCCCCACCACCGAGTACCTCATCGACCCCTCTAAGCGCCCAAGGGCCATCTTCCACGACCGCGTCTATCACCCATCGGacatcccgccgccgcccctcaagaagaagcccaCAGGCTCACTGGCGTCTCGCAGAGGTACCTTTAGGCGGGCTGCGTCAACGGGCTCGGGCGGGTCGAGGACTAGTACTGATTCGTCTCCCCACGCGTCGCAACGCTTCTCGCACGAAGGCACCATGGACTCGACGCGCGACTACGATGACACGGCCCACACGAATCCCGACAAGGGTCCAGACGAGGAAATCGATGGTTCGCAGATGcgggtcgaggagaagattgCTCGCGCCTACCACCGCGGCCTGGCGTGGCGGAAGGTGCTCGTCAAGCTGGAACCCGACGCtcacaacaacatcatcgtGCGTCGCATGTTTGCCAACGCCTACGGTTGGCCCGTCGTGAagcacctcgtcgacgcccacTTCAGCGATTCCGCGACCGCCCGGACTCGTGACGAAGACGAGTCGGCTGGCGAGCTGGCGCTCGACATTGGCCAGGCACCGAACAAGTATGGCGACGAGGTCAGGGACAGCGGTGTGGCATCCAACGACGGCGCAAGCGATAGGCGGGCCGCTGGTCTGCTGTCTCCCAATTCCCAACGCGAAGCGGAAGACGTGGTGCCGGACATGCAGGCACCGCCCAAACGCCGCTCGTCGTCACGCAGCTCTTCGACCAGTCCGCCCCGGGTGGTCACCAGATCGCCTAGGCCGCGGACGGAACGGGTCGATTCCGTGACATGGAGTGACCGGGACTGGGCGGAcagcgacgacagcgacacGACGGCCACGACAGCCAGTGCCAGAAGTCCCAAGGACACCGAGTTCAAAGACAAGGACGGTAAccggtcgacgacgccgctTGGGGGCTGGAACTGGACAGAGAAGATTGTGGGTAGGGGAGGGGCGACCCGTAAGACATCGCCCAAGCCGGACGTTAAaaacggcgacggcggcggcggcggcggcggcgtggatTAA
- a CDS encoding Putative FAD dependent oxidoreductase, FAD/NAD(P)-binding domain superfamily — MSLRPLSLRSINGLGRARRGFSTTTPARADFTHVVVGGGAVGLATARALAQRPGTSTVLLERHGAFGTETSSRNSEVIHAGIYYGAGTLKTSLCIRGKELLYAFCRERGVGHANTGKWIVAQTAAQREALERVHDFCKHEIHVPVRWVGAEEARRLEPEVRAAAGVLESPTTGIVDSHGLMVALTGLFEDAGGVVALSSAVTAVTPLGDRGSAGWEVRVRDPATGEESAVTAEVLVNAAGLGAVDVHNMIVPAPERRSMYYAKGNYFSCAGSAPKVGRLIYPAPEPGAGGLGTHLTLDLAGRVRFGPDVEWVDSPDDLAVNGARLPAAVEAIKKYLPDLDESCLVPDYAGIRPKLEKLGAVAHGTGFHDFIIRKEDGYEGWVNLLGIESPGLTSCLAIAERVDGILYA, encoded by the exons ATGTCACTGAGGCCGTTGTCCCTGAGATCGATCAACGGACTCGGACGAGCCCGACGGGGGTTTTCCACCACAACCCCTGCGCGAGCCGACTTTACCCATGTC GTCGTTGGCGGTGGCGCGGTAGGCCTCGCAACAGcgcgcgccctcgcccagcgCCCGGGGACGTCGACGGTCCTTCTCGAGCGCCACGGCGCCTTCGGCACGGAGACGTCGTCGCGCAACAGCGAGGTCATCCACGCCGGCATCTACTACGGCGCCGGCACGCTCAAGACGTCCCTCTGCATCCGCGGCAAGGAGCTGCTGTACGCCTTCTGCcgcgagcgcggcgtcggGCACGCCAACACGGGCAAATGGATCGTCGCGCAGACGGCTGCCCAgcgcgaggccctcgagcgtGTGCACGACTTCTGCAAGCACGAGATCCACGTGCCCGTGCGCtgggtcggcgccgaggaggcgcggAGGCTGGAGCCGGAAGTCagggccgcggcgggcgtgCTCGAGAGCCCGACGACAGGCATCGTGGACTCGCATGGCCTGATGGTGGCGCTGACGGGCCTGTTCGAggacgcgggcggcgtcgtggcgCTGAGCTCCGCCGTGACGGCGGTGACGCCGCTCGGGGACAGGGGTAGCGCCGGGTGGGAGGTGCGCGTCCGCGACCCGGCTACGGGGGAGGAGAgcgccgtcacggccgaggTACTGGTCAACGCCGCGGGGctgggcgccgtcgacgtgcACAACATGATCGTCCCCGCGCCGGAGCGGCGCTCCATGTACTACGCCAAGGGCAACTACTTCTCGTGCGCGGGATCGGCGCCCAAGGTCGGCAGGCTCATCTACCCGGCGCCCGAGCCCGGCGCTGGCGGGCTGGGCACCCATCTGACGCTGGATCTTGCAGGCCGCGTGCGCTTCGGCCCGGACGTGGAATGGGTCGATTCGCCTGATGACCTGGCTGTCAACGGCGCGAGGttgccggccgccgtcgaggccatcaagaagtACCTGCCGGACCTTGACGAGAGTTGTCTAGTGCCCGATTACGCCGGTATCCGGCCGAAACTGGAGAAGCTTGGGGCCGTCGCACATGGGACGGGGTTCCACGACTTCATCATCAGGAAGGAGGACGGCTACGAGGGATGGGTCAACCTGCTGGGTATCGAGAGCCCTGGGCTGACGAGCTGTCTGGCAATCGCGGAACGGGTCGATGGGATACTGTACGCTTGA